In a genomic window of Thiolapillus brandeum:
- the fliF gene encoding flagellar basal-body MS-ring/collar protein FliF, giving the protein MALVKTEKMLEQIQGFGSLSLWRQLGLMVLLAAIIAIAVAVVLWSRTPNYSILFGNLPASELVEIANALDAANIPYKVEHASGSITVPRSRIHETRIRLATQGLPKGKAAGYELLDRKMEFGTSRFLENARYQQALEGELARTISALDDVQQARVHLALPKDSVFVRDRVRPEASVLLQLASGQELERAQVAGIVHLVASSIPKMKPEDVAVVDQQGHLLSEKKEENSLALNTSQLDYTHQLEAIYVQRIKDILSPFVGSGGVRAQVVADLDFTVSEQTQEQYVPEKNLVRSEDIREEKNDLANPVGIPGALTNQPPRGGTTGELPENNGDKTVDVRSKHVVRNYELDRTIIHSRRLPGQVRRLSVGVVVDYKKKILDDGTIEQVALTEQELQHVTALVKEAVGFDETRKDSVNVINTSFQGVQKMEPPEEVPLWQQTWVWDLAKPALGGLFVLILVFGVLRPALNNLSEAGRIAHSGTEGEVLLASDGGAAVAGLPTPDGAVPAGQGTQDNDDVAVAEGSHEPGEEFGQKPPALDIETARSMVQKDPRRVAQVVKNWVADNE; this is encoded by the coding sequence TAGCAGTGGTTTTGTGGTCCAGGACGCCGAACTACAGCATATTGTTTGGAAATCTCCCGGCATCCGAGCTGGTTGAGATTGCCAATGCGCTGGATGCTGCCAATATTCCGTACAAGGTGGAACATGCCAGCGGTTCAATCACAGTTCCCCGCAGCAGGATTCATGAAACGCGCATTCGCCTGGCAACACAAGGACTTCCCAAGGGCAAAGCTGCCGGCTATGAGCTGCTGGACAGGAAAATGGAATTTGGTACGAGCAGATTTCTGGAAAATGCCCGTTACCAGCAGGCATTGGAGGGTGAGCTGGCACGCACCATCAGCGCCCTGGATGACGTACAGCAGGCAAGGGTGCATCTTGCCTTGCCCAAGGATTCTGTATTTGTTCGTGACCGGGTCAGGCCGGAGGCATCAGTCCTGCTGCAACTCGCATCCGGACAGGAACTGGAACGAGCACAGGTGGCGGGTATCGTTCATCTGGTGGCTTCCAGTATTCCCAAGATGAAGCCGGAAGACGTTGCGGTAGTGGATCAACAAGGACATCTCCTGAGCGAAAAAAAGGAAGAAAACAGCCTGGCCCTGAATACCAGTCAACTGGACTACACACATCAACTGGAAGCGATCTATGTACAACGTATCAAAGATATTCTCAGTCCATTTGTGGGCAGCGGTGGCGTGCGTGCACAGGTTGTAGCCGACCTGGATTTCACGGTGTCCGAGCAGACACAGGAGCAATACGTTCCGGAAAAAAACCTGGTACGCAGCGAAGATATACGCGAGGAGAAAAATGATCTTGCCAATCCCGTGGGGATACCAGGGGCGTTGACCAACCAGCCTCCCCGTGGGGGTACCACAGGAGAGTTGCCTGAAAACAATGGCGACAAGACAGTTGACGTTCGTTCCAAGCACGTCGTCAGGAACTATGAGCTGGATCGCACCATCATTCATTCCCGGCGCCTACCGGGTCAGGTTCGCAGGCTATCTGTGGGTGTGGTAGTCGACTACAAGAAGAAGATTCTGGATGACGGAACCATTGAACAGGTAGCTCTTACGGAGCAGGAACTGCAGCATGTCACTGCACTGGTCAAGGAAGCCGTGGGGTTCGATGAAACCCGAAAAGACAGTGTGAATGTCATCAATACTTCTTTCCAGGGGGTTCAAAAGATGGAACCGCCGGAGGAAGTACCTCTCTGGCAGCAGACCTGGGTATGGGATTTGGCCAAGCCGGCATTGGGTGGTTTGTTTGTGCTGATTCTTGTGTTCGGGGTGCTTCGCCCGGCGTTGAACAATCTGTCAGAAGCCGGGCGCATCGCCCATTCCGGTACCGAAGGCGAGGTGCTCCTGGCATCTGATGGCGGAGCTGCCGTGGCCGGCCTGCCCACACCTGATGGTGCAGTGCCAGCTGGTCAGGGGACACAGGACAACGACGATGTGGCCGTTGCCGAGGGCAGCCATGAGCCTGGAGAGGAATTTGGACAGAAGCCACCTGCGCTGGATATTGAAACCGCAAGAAGCATGGTTCAGAAGGATCCTCGAAGAGTGGCACAGGTGGTAAAAAACTGGGTGGCAGACAATGAGTGA
- the fliG gene encoding flagellar motor switch protein FliG, protein MSDQEQVTVDGLERAAIFMMSLGEKEAAAIIRYMEPKEVQRVGSAMAALSHVTHEQIDRVLGSFAEAVERETALGLDSEEYVRNTLVEAFGVEKAVNLIDRILTKPNSKGIESLKWLDPRAIAEIFRFEHPQIVSIVLSYLDNDQAAEVLKYFPEERRADVLMRIATLDGVQPSALQELDDILERQYAGSFSLTSPASGGKETAANILNFLDADAEQKITEAIQKVDEALAEEIQNLMFVFSNLLDVDDRGIQTLLREVPSDTLLLALKGADQDVQNKIFKNMSKRAADMLRDDLEAKGPVRLSEVEEAQKAILAVAKRLADEGEIALGGSGGDEFV, encoded by the coding sequence ATGAGTGATCAGGAACAAGTAACTGTGGATGGCCTTGAAAGAGCCGCGATCTTCATGATGAGCCTGGGTGAGAAAGAGGCCGCGGCCATTATCCGCTACATGGAGCCCAAAGAAGTGCAGCGTGTGGGATCAGCCATGGCGGCCCTGTCTCATGTCACCCATGAGCAGATCGACCGGGTGTTGGGAAGTTTTGCCGAGGCCGTGGAACGGGAAACCGCCCTGGGTCTGGATTCAGAGGAATATGTAAGAAATACGCTCGTTGAAGCCTTTGGTGTGGAAAAGGCAGTAAACCTGATTGATCGAATTCTGACCAAGCCGAATTCCAAGGGGATTGAGTCCCTGAAATGGCTGGATCCGCGGGCCATAGCAGAAATTTTCCGTTTCGAGCACCCTCAGATTGTATCCATTGTTCTTTCATATCTGGACAACGACCAGGCGGCAGAAGTTCTCAAGTATTTCCCGGAGGAAAGGCGAGCGGACGTGCTGATGCGCATTGCGACTCTTGATGGCGTTCAGCCATCTGCCCTTCAGGAACTGGATGACATACTGGAGCGTCAGTATGCCGGAAGTTTCTCCCTTACCAGCCCGGCGTCCGGAGGAAAGGAAACCGCAGCCAACATACTCAACTTTCTTGATGCGGATGCAGAGCAGAAGATTACGGAAGCCATTCAGAAGGTTGACGAGGCACTCGCGGAGGAAATCCAGAACCTCATGTTCGTCTTCAGCAATCTGCTCGATGTCGATGATCGTGGTATTCAGACCCTGTTGCGTGAGGTGCCCTCGGATACCTTGTTGCTGGCCCTCAAAGGAGCCGATCAGGACGTTCAGAACAAGATTTTCAAGAACATGTCCAAGCGTGCTGCCGACATGTTGCGTGATGACCTGGAGGCCAAGGGCCCGGTTCGCCTCAGTGAAGTCGAGGAAGCCCAGAAGGCGATACTGGCCGTAGCCAAGCGGTTGGCGGATGAAGGTGAAATCGCTCTGGGTGGATCCGGAGGTGATGAATTTGTCTAA
- a CDS encoding flagellar assembly protein FliH, which translates to MNLSNQKTFGNAVRAWQAPSLTSGEDAGSHDEKVVLPTADQIEALQNAAHEEGFARGYQEGLAAAQEKIQTRVDHLDSLLDCLGRPLAQLSSQVEEELVLLALAIAKQLVRREFKVDPAHIIGVIRTAVAQLPVCNNRVVIELHPEDASLVREMLNLDEEAEASWRINEVPTLTRGGCRIDNGESHIDATVETRINQVAASLFGGERAVDDE; encoded by the coding sequence ATGAATTTGTCTAACCAGAAGACTTTTGGCAATGCGGTTCGTGCCTGGCAGGCTCCCTCACTGACTTCCGGCGAGGATGCAGGAAGTCATGATGAAAAAGTTGTTCTACCCACGGCAGATCAGATTGAAGCTCTACAAAACGCAGCCCATGAGGAAGGTTTTGCGAGGGGATACCAGGAAGGTCTGGCTGCGGCTCAGGAAAAGATCCAGACACGTGTCGATCACCTGGATTCGTTACTGGACTGCCTGGGCCGCCCCCTGGCGCAGCTGAGTAGCCAGGTAGAGGAGGAACTGGTACTTCTTGCCCTCGCCATAGCCAAACAGTTGGTTCGAAGGGAATTCAAGGTGGATCCTGCGCACATCATTGGAGTGATACGTACGGCTGTTGCCCAATTACCGGTGTGTAACAACCGGGTTGTCATTGAGCTTCATCCCGAAGATGCGTCCCTGGTGAGGGAAATGCTGAACCTCGATGAAGAAGCAGAGGCAAGCTGGCGCATCAATGAAGTGCCAACACTCACCCGTGGAGGCTGCCGGATAGACAATGGGGAGTCGCATATCGATGCCACGGTAGAGACCCGTATCAACCAGGTTGCGGCCAGCCTGTTCGGGGGTGAACGGGCGGTGGATGACGAATGA
- the fliI gene encoding flagellar protein export ATPase FliI has protein sequence MNTPNNECRAAIGTQWETNLRKYREHASNAATMVVEGRVKRIVGLTIEAVGIHAPIGARCRIHTDNTAVESEVVGFAGSSTYLMPAGDSRGLMPNARVVPGESSYDARVGDGLLGRVVDASGNPLDGRGPINYSRRRALLGHPVNPLKRWPIDTPLDVGVRSINAMLTVGRGQRIGLFAGSGVGKSVLLGMMTKYTNADVVVVGLIGERGREVKEFVENILGESGRKKAVVVASPADNPPLLRMHGAWLATSIAEYYRDQGKHVLLLMDSLTRFAQAQREIALAIGEPPATKGYPPSAFARLPQLVERAGNGEQGGGSITAFYTVLAEGDDQNDPVVDSARAILDGHVVLSRELAEGGHYPAIDIEASVSRVMGDIVPEEHIQAARRFRQLYSTYHKNQDLISVGAYKSGSDPRVDEAIQYYPRLVHFLQQNRTEAEAFEQSIRKLLAVIGPDQSKEEHETE, from the coding sequence ATGAATACCCCAAACAACGAGTGTAGAGCCGCTATCGGCACCCAATGGGAAACAAATCTCAGAAAGTATCGTGAGCATGCCAGCAATGCTGCCACAATGGTTGTGGAAGGCAGGGTCAAACGAATCGTTGGCCTCACCATAGAAGCTGTGGGCATCCATGCTCCGATTGGTGCGCGCTGCCGGATTCATACGGACAATACTGCGGTCGAATCTGAAGTGGTAGGGTTTGCCGGATCCAGCACCTATCTCATGCCGGCCGGCGACAGCCGTGGGCTGATGCCCAATGCCCGGGTGGTTCCGGGTGAGTCGTCCTATGATGCCAGGGTTGGTGACGGACTTCTGGGGCGCGTAGTCGATGCATCGGGCAATCCTTTGGATGGCCGGGGGCCTATCAACTACAGCCGCCGTCGTGCGTTGCTTGGACATCCGGTCAATCCCCTGAAGCGATGGCCCATCGATACACCTCTGGATGTGGGCGTGCGTTCCATCAATGCCATGCTGACCGTCGGGCGGGGGCAGCGCATCGGCCTGTTTGCCGGAAGTGGAGTCGGAAAGAGTGTGTTGCTGGGCATGATGACCAAATACACCAATGCCGATGTGGTTGTTGTAGGGCTCATCGGTGAACGTGGCCGGGAGGTAAAGGAGTTTGTAGAAAACATCCTTGGTGAATCCGGGCGCAAAAAGGCCGTAGTGGTGGCCAGTCCCGCCGACAATCCGCCTCTGTTGCGCATGCATGGTGCGTGGCTGGCCACTTCCATCGCTGAATATTATCGGGATCAGGGGAAGCATGTTCTGTTGCTGATGGATTCTCTCACCCGTTTTGCCCAGGCCCAGCGGGAGATTGCCCTGGCTATTGGTGAGCCTCCCGCAACCAAAGGTTATCCCCCATCGGCTTTTGCACGTCTTCCCCAACTGGTTGAAAGAGCAGGCAATGGTGAGCAGGGTGGGGGATCCATCACGGCGTTCTATACGGTACTGGCTGAAGGAGATGACCAGAATGATCCGGTAGTGGATTCCGCCAGAGCCATTCTGGATGGACATGTGGTTCTATCCCGGGAACTTGCAGAAGGTGGGCATTATCCCGCCATTGATATCGAGGCATCCGTAAGCCGTGTCATGGGGGATATCGTACCTGAGGAGCACATTCAGGCAGCCAGGCGGTTTCGTCAGTTGTATTCCACGTATCACAAGAATCAGGATTTGATCAGCGTTGGCGCCTACAAGTCCGGCAGTGACCCAAGAGTGGATGAAGCGATTCAGTATTACCCCAGGCTGGTTCATTTTCTGCAACAAAACCGTACTGAAGCAGAAGCCTTTGAGCAGAGCATTCGGAAACTTCTGGCTGTGATCGGTCCGGATCAGAGTAAAGAGGAGCATGAAACAGAATGA
- the fliJ gene encoding flagellar export protein FliJ encodes MNHGDSLKTVARVVGNEEREMARRMSDCRTKLETDEERLLSLRQYRKQYLKGFHGMEGCCLNPVQLQDYRAFLAKLDQAIAEQHHMVEQSRAAFESLQLQWQKLHGENKALQKLILKRQKSQLLEQSRREQKELDERAGWAHRNNGMS; translated from the coding sequence ATGAACCATGGGGATTCTCTTAAAACTGTTGCTCGCGTCGTGGGAAATGAAGAGCGTGAGATGGCCCGTAGAATGAGCGACTGCAGGACGAAACTGGAGACCGATGAGGAGCGGCTATTGTCTTTGCGCCAGTATCGGAAGCAGTATTTGAAAGGATTTCATGGGATGGAGGGTTGTTGTCTCAACCCGGTTCAGCTTCAGGACTACAGGGCTTTTCTGGCGAAACTGGATCAGGCTATTGCTGAGCAGCATCATATGGTGGAACAAAGCCGAGCAGCCTTCGAGTCCCTGCAACTCCAGTGGCAGAAGCTGCATGGTGAGAACAAGGCGCTACAGAAACTGATTCTCAAACGACAGAAAAGCCAGCTGCTGGAACAGTCACGTAGAGAACAGAAAGAACTGGATGAACGAGCAGGCTGGGCGCATCGGAACAATGGGATGTCCTGA